In Canis lupus familiaris isolate Mischka breed German Shepherd chromosome 23, alternate assembly UU_Cfam_GSD_1.0, whole genome shotgun sequence, the following are encoded in one genomic region:
- the LOC119865340 gene encoding uncharacterized protein LOC119865340, with product MGCQRKISESTQRRETLIVVGLGSRWAVFTRLTSQSVADHRPGPVRPRSPGESHPEPGDTRQPRARAPRWTLHVLLPRWNTEKPVKWLGKSKSDILQTGAKAIASGFTLHLSENLSDLGGKAHTWDGWVRGQGSGMHTQTKVALGSPPTPRQGQPPRASHPHQHPAAGASPAGLSAAIFLPQFRFFPQVAWPRLQLPSRLRSWASENQSTPAPDPRFRPRSGQAAR from the coding sequence ATGGGTTGTCAACGCAAGATATCTGAGAGCACACAACGACGAGAGACACTGATCGTAGTAGGTCTAGGGAGCCGTTGGGCAGTCTTCACAAGGCTAACTTCACAGTCCGTCGCTGACCACAGGCCGGGGCCTGTGCGGCCAAGGAGCCCGGGCGAGTCCCACCCTGAGCCGGGGGACACAAGGCAGCCGCGCGCTCGGGCCCCGCGGTGGACTCTCCATGTTCTGCTTCCCCGCTGGAACACCGAGAAGCCTGTGAAGTGGCTGGGTAAGTCTAAGTCAGATATTCTGCAGACGGGGGCAAAGGCGATCGCCAGCGGCTTCACGCTGCACTTAAGTGAAAACCTCTCGGACCTGGGGGGAAAGGCTCACACTTGGGACGGCTGGGTGAGGGGACAGGGGAGCGGAATGCACACCCAAACGAAAGTCGCCCTGGGGTCCCCACCGACTCCGCGCCAGGGCCAACCCCCGCGGGCGTCCCACCCGCATCAGCACCCGGCCGCGGGCGCCTCACCTGCAGGCTTGTCTGCAGCCATCTTCCTACCCCAGTTCAGGTTCTTCCCGCAGGTGGCGTGGCCTCGGCTCCAGCTGCCCAGCCGGCTCCGGTCCTGGGCTTCGGAAAACCAGTCCACCCCGGCTCCGGACCCCCGGTTCCGGCCGAGGAGCGGGCAGGCGGCGCGCTGA